The Streptomyces sp. CC0208 genome window below encodes:
- a CDS encoding bifunctional glycosyltransferase family 2/GtrA family protein → MRTDSSPGTLPAREHLPAGDAGTPVLDVVIPVYNEEKDLQPCVRRLHEHLERTFPYAFRITIADNASTDTTPLVARRLEAEIPEVRAFRLEQKGRGRALRTVWSASDAPVLAYMDVDLSTDLNALLPLVAPLISGHSDLAIGSRLARSSRVVRGPKREFISRAYNLILRGSLQARFSDAQCGFKAIRRDVAQVLLPLVEDTGWFFDTEMLVIAERAGLRIHEVPVDWVDDPNSTVHIVRTATEDLKGVWRVGKALAGGSLPLDRITRPFGDDPRDREIQDVPKGLARQLVGFCVVGGLSTLFYLVLYSAFRQFGGSQTANALALLVSAVANTAANRRLTFGVRGRGGAVRHQAQGLVVFGIGLALTSGSLAALNAASSDPAHSTELAVLIAANLAATVLRFLLFRAWVFPDREDDQPRTDHPRTDHPRSTVVATHAPAAPPQSYGPLPQRPTAPQAPQAPQYTTTPYTPKSLYDTTEFRAGEAAEQRTWKDATMRLDPVRPTDTDPRNS, encoded by the coding sequence ATGCGAACCGACTCTTCTCCCGGCACCCTGCCGGCGCGGGAGCACCTCCCGGCCGGCGACGCCGGTACGCCTGTCCTGGACGTAGTGATCCCCGTCTACAACGAGGAGAAGGACCTCCAGCCGTGTGTGCGGAGACTGCACGAGCACCTCGAGCGCACGTTCCCGTACGCGTTCCGCATCACCATCGCGGACAACGCGTCGACGGACACCACGCCCCTGGTGGCGCGGCGGCTGGAGGCGGAGATTCCGGAGGTCAGGGCCTTCCGGCTGGAGCAGAAGGGCCGCGGCCGGGCGCTGCGGACCGTCTGGTCCGCCTCGGACGCCCCGGTCCTCGCCTACATGGACGTGGACCTGTCCACCGACCTCAACGCCCTGCTGCCGCTGGTGGCCCCGCTGATCTCGGGCCACTCCGACCTGGCGATCGGCTCCCGGCTCGCCCGCAGCTCCCGGGTCGTGCGCGGTCCCAAGCGCGAGTTCATCAGCCGCGCCTACAACCTCATCCTGCGCGGCTCGCTCCAGGCCCGCTTCTCCGACGCCCAGTGCGGCTTCAAGGCCATCCGGCGTGACGTGGCCCAGGTCCTGCTGCCGCTCGTCGAGGACACCGGCTGGTTCTTCGACACCGAGATGCTGGTCATCGCCGAGCGCGCGGGACTGCGTATCCACGAAGTGCCCGTCGACTGGGTCGACGACCCGAACTCCACCGTCCACATCGTGCGGACGGCGACCGAGGACCTCAAGGGCGTGTGGCGGGTGGGCAAGGCCCTGGCGGGCGGGTCGCTGCCGCTGGACCGGATCACCCGGCCGTTCGGTGACGACCCGCGCGACCGCGAGATCCAGGACGTGCCCAAGGGGCTGGCCCGCCAGCTCGTCGGGTTCTGTGTCGTCGGCGGTCTGTCGACCCTCTTCTACCTGGTGCTCTACAGCGCCTTCCGGCAGTTCGGCGGCTCCCAGACCGCCAACGCGCTGGCCCTGCTGGTCTCCGCGGTCGCCAACACCGCCGCCAACCGGCGCCTGACCTTCGGGGTGCGCGGGCGGGGCGGTGCCGTCCGCCACCAGGCGCAGGGCCTGGTCGTCTTCGGCATCGGCCTCGCGCTGACCAGCGGCTCCCTCGCCGCGCTCAACGCGGCCAGCAGCGACCCCGCGCACTCCACCGAGCTGGCGGTGCTGATCGCCGCCAACCTCGCGGCGACCGTGTTGCGCTTCCTGCTCTTCCGGGCCTGGGTGTTCCCCGACCGCGAGGACGACCAGCCCCGGACGGACCACCCCCGGACGGACCACCCCCGGTCCACGGTCGTCGCCACGCACGCCCCGGCCGCACCCCCGCAGTCGTACGGGCCGCTGCCCCAGCGCCCGACGGCACCCCAGGCACCCCAGGCACCCCAGTACACGACAACGCCGTACACCCCGAAGTCCCTGTACGACACGACCGAGTTCCGCGCCGGTGAAGCCGCGGAGCAGCGCACCTGGAAGGACGCCACCATGCGGCTCGACCCGGTGCGCCCGACCGACACCGACCCGAGGAACTCCTGA
- a CDS encoding HAMP domain-containing sensor histidine kinase, with amino-acid sequence MSGRRRPRAQKRAGRAGKPRTLRTRLVVASVVLIAVVCSVIGTVTTLALRSHLYDQLDGKLRETSGRAVGFGKDRGPGGDGDTDPKNPPPSKKTVPASAKAANFVKQVPTQPDTIAAYVQKGKIVSAAVAKQKKDSDGTFQGMTAGSLTVAAKAALAEVAQDNRAHTVDIPGFGEYRVQYVTSMDGTDSYYIALPTDDVNNTINTLILVEVSVTAAGLGAAVIAGYVLVGLATRPLRKVANTATRVSELPLHTGEVNLSERVPDAECDPHTEVGQVGAALNRMLNHVHGALHARQQSEMRVRQFVADASHELRTPLASIRGYAELTRRGREEIGPDTRHALGRIESEAGRMTLLVEDLLLLARLDAGRPLQFEQTDLIPLVVDTISDARAAGMDHNWRLDLPDEPALVSGDAARLQQVLINLLGNARKHTPPGTTVTARVQRRGPWMCVDVEDNGQGIPSDLLPHVFERFARGDSARSRATGSTGLGLAIVQAVATAHGGAVTVDSVPGRTVFTMHLPAVGPVAPRPAPETNWQSHSQAQHSAAIWVQQGA; translated from the coding sequence ATGAGCGGGCGACGACGGCCGCGGGCGCAGAAGCGGGCAGGGCGGGCAGGAAAACCGCGCACGCTGCGGACGCGGCTCGTCGTCGCGTCGGTGGTGCTGATCGCCGTGGTCTGCTCGGTGATCGGCACGGTGACGACTCTGGCGTTGCGGTCGCATCTGTACGACCAGTTGGACGGCAAGCTGCGTGAGACGTCCGGGCGCGCGGTGGGCTTCGGCAAGGACAGGGGGCCGGGCGGCGACGGAGACACCGACCCGAAGAACCCTCCGCCCTCGAAGAAGACGGTCCCGGCGAGCGCCAAGGCCGCGAACTTCGTCAAGCAGGTCCCGACGCAGCCCGACACCATCGCCGCGTACGTGCAGAAGGGCAAGATCGTCAGTGCTGCCGTCGCCAAGCAGAAGAAGGACAGCGACGGCACCTTCCAGGGCATGACCGCGGGCAGCCTCACCGTCGCCGCGAAGGCGGCCCTCGCCGAAGTCGCCCAGGACAACAGGGCCCACACCGTGGACATCCCGGGCTTCGGCGAGTATCGCGTCCAGTACGTCACGAGCATGGACGGCACCGACTCGTACTACATCGCCCTGCCCACCGACGACGTCAACAACACCATCAACACCCTGATCCTCGTAGAAGTCAGCGTCACCGCCGCCGGCCTCGGCGCGGCCGTCATCGCCGGATACGTCCTCGTCGGACTCGCCACCCGCCCCCTGCGCAAGGTCGCCAACACCGCAACCCGCGTCTCCGAACTCCCGCTCCACACCGGCGAAGTGAACCTCAGCGAGCGGGTGCCCGACGCGGAGTGCGATCCGCACACCGAGGTCGGGCAGGTCGGTGCCGCGCTGAACCGGATGCTGAACCACGTGCACGGCGCCCTGCACGCACGCCAGCAGAGCGAGATGCGGGTGCGCCAGTTCGTGGCCGACGCCAGTCATGAGCTCAGAACACCGCTCGCCTCCATCCGCGGCTACGCCGAGCTCACCCGGCGCGGCAGGGAAGAGATCGGCCCCGACACCCGGCACGCCCTCGGCCGTATCGAGTCCGAGGCGGGCCGGATGACCCTGCTCGTGGAGGACCTGCTGCTGCTCGCGCGCCTGGACGCCGGGCGGCCGCTGCAGTTCGAGCAGACCGACCTCATCCCGCTCGTCGTGGACACCATCAGCGACGCCCGAGCGGCCGGCATGGACCACAACTGGCGCCTCGACCTGCCCGACGAACCCGCCCTCGTCTCCGGCGACGCGGCCCGCCTCCAGCAGGTGCTCATCAACCTGCTCGGCAACGCCCGCAAACACACCCCGCCGGGTACGACGGTCACCGCGCGCGTGCAGCGCCGCGGACCGTGGATGTGCGTGGACGTCGAGGACAACGGCCAGGGCATCCCCTCCGACCTGCTCCCGCACGTCTTCGAACGGTTCGCGCGCGGCGACTCCGCGCGCTCCCGCGCCACCGGATCCACCGGCCTCGGTCTCGCCATCGTGCAGGCCGTCGCGACCGCGCACGGCGGGGCGGTGACCGTGGACAGCGTTCCGGGGCGGACCGTGTTCACCATGCACCTGCCCGCGGTCGGTCCCGTGGCCCCCCGCCCGGCGCCCGAAACGAACTGGCAATCGCACTCACAGGCACAGCACAGCGCCGCCATATGGGTGCAACAGGGGGCTTGA
- a CDS encoding PPOX class F420-dependent oxidoreductase, giving the protein MAPNIATNKSVSLDELLDFVRPRHRAILLTRRADGSPQGSPLTCGVDDSGRIVVSTYPERAKTRNAKRDSQVSVIVLSDDWDGPWVQVDGTAEVIDSPESVEPLVEYFRNISGEHPDWDEYRAAMVKQGKSIIRVTPVRWGPVATGGFPARLA; this is encoded by the coding sequence ATGGCACCGAACATTGCGACCAACAAGTCCGTCTCCCTGGACGAGCTGCTGGACTTCGTACGGCCCCGGCACCGGGCGATCCTGCTGACCCGGCGGGCCGACGGGTCCCCGCAGGGCTCGCCGTTGACCTGCGGGGTCGACGACTCGGGGCGGATCGTCGTGTCGACGTACCCCGAGCGGGCGAAGACGCGGAACGCGAAGCGGGATTCCCAGGTCAGCGTGATCGTACTGAGCGACGACTGGGACGGGCCGTGGGTCCAGGTCGACGGAACCGCGGAGGTCATCGACTCTCCGGAGTCCGTGGAGCCGTTGGTGGAGTACTTCCGGAACATCTCCGGGGAGCATCCTGACTGGGACGAGTACCGGGCGGCGATGGTGAAGCAGGGGAAGTCGATCATCCGGGTCACGCCGGTGCGGTGGGGGCCGGTCGCCACCGGCGGTTTCCCGGCGCGGCTGGCCTGA
- a CDS encoding YceI family protein, producing MGLTARIRTRDGWAVSHAVVTVTDMTGTQVLRAQADPEGAVRDGTPLEPGPYTVIVTAVGYAPAASSAIVTASGRAEVGTVTLARIGGAELPPPGPWTVDPAHSSVGAVAQHLGISSVHGRFTDFTAAIEVAPDDVTKSRVEAVIRAASIDTGNAMRDKHLRSADFLDVERYPEITYRSTGLTVAGTDRWTVRGELAMRGVVRPVDLDLSYLGTGADPWGGTRAAFRATTQLRREDFAMNYNQVVQAGIAAIGTTLKVELDVQAVQGESLPHA from the coding sequence ATGGGACTGACCGCGAGGATCCGAACCCGGGACGGCTGGGCCGTGTCGCACGCGGTCGTCACGGTGACCGACATGACCGGGACGCAGGTGCTGCGCGCGCAGGCGGACCCGGAGGGCGCCGTACGGGACGGGACTCCGCTGGAGCCGGGGCCGTACACCGTCATCGTGACGGCCGTCGGCTACGCGCCCGCCGCGTCGAGCGCGATCGTCACAGCGAGCGGACGGGCCGAGGTCGGCACGGTCACCCTGGCCCGCATCGGCGGCGCGGAACTCCCGCCGCCGGGGCCCTGGACCGTGGACCCGGCCCACTCCAGTGTGGGCGCGGTCGCCCAGCACCTGGGCATCTCCAGCGTGCACGGCCGCTTCACCGACTTCACGGCGGCGATCGAGGTCGCCCCGGACGACGTGACCAAGTCCCGGGTGGAGGCGGTGATCCGGGCCGCCTCCATCGACACGGGGAACGCGATGCGGGACAAGCACCTGAGGTCGGCGGACTTCCTGGACGTCGAGCGGTACCCGGAGATCACCTACCGGTCGACGGGACTGACGGTGGCCGGCACCGACCGGTGGACCGTGCGGGGCGAACTCGCCATGCGCGGTGTCGTACGGCCCGTGGACCTGGACCTGTCGTACCTGGGCACCGGCGCCGACCCCTGGGGCGGGACCCGCGCGGCCTTCCGGGCGACGACCCAGCTGCGGCGGGAGGACTTCGCCATGAACTACAACCAGGTGGTGCAGGCGGGGATCGCGGCGATCGGTACGACGCTGAAGGTCGAGCTCGATGTGCAGGCGGTGCAGGGGGAGTCGCTGCCGCATGCCTGA
- a CDS encoding glycosyltransferase family 39 protein → MTTQTDRPTQQGSGWGPAATAPEAPVAPSVPESGEPQQPFARRLWRGRPEDPRWARPAFLGLLAATLLLYLYNLSSSGYANSFYSAAVQAGSQSWKAFFFGSLDAGNAITVDKPPASLWPMELSVRIFGLNSWAILAPEVLMGVGSVAVVYASVRRRFGPAAGLIAGAVLALTPVAALMFRFNNPDAMLALLMALACYLVVRALEDGRTKWLLWAGAAIGFAFLAKTLQAFLILPPLAIVYAVCAPVSVKKRFGQLAAATAALVVSGGWWVAVVELWPASSRPYIGGSQNNSFLELTFGYNGFGRLSGDETGSVGGGGGGGGTGQWGATGWDRMFNSEIGGQISWLLPAALILLVAGLVATRKLKRTSVTRGSFLVWGGSLLMTMVVFSYMAGIFHQYYTVALAPYIAAVIGMGAGILWEKRAELWASITLAASVVASASWSYLLLDRTSDYLPWLKYLILIGGLVAALGLIFAGRLNHRLALAAASLGLVAALAGPTAYTISTLQEGHTGSIVTAGPAGASMMGGGGGPGGGGGRGGFGGAMPGGQGQQGQGRQNGNGTGGFPGGGMPGQNQQNGNGSTPNQQGGRAGGVGGLLNGASVTSEARKLLETDASKYTWAAAAIGAQNAASYQLSIGDPVMAIGGFNGTDPSPTLAQFKKYVADGKIHYFIAGGSGGGMGGSSSGTSSQITSWVEANFKKVTVGSATFYDLTQKASS, encoded by the coding sequence ATGACCACGCAGACCGACCGTCCGACCCAGCAGGGTTCCGGATGGGGTCCGGCGGCGACGGCCCCCGAGGCGCCGGTCGCTCCCTCGGTCCCCGAGTCCGGCGAACCCCAGCAGCCCTTCGCGCGCAGACTGTGGCGCGGCCGCCCCGAGGACCCCCGCTGGGCGCGCCCGGCCTTCCTCGGCCTGCTGGCCGCGACTCTCCTGCTCTACCTGTACAACTTGAGCTCCTCCGGCTACGCCAACTCCTTCTATTCGGCGGCGGTCCAGGCCGGCAGCCAGTCCTGGAAGGCGTTCTTCTTCGGCTCGCTCGACGCGGGCAACGCGATCACCGTCGACAAGCCCCCGGCCTCGCTGTGGCCGATGGAGCTGTCGGTGCGGATCTTCGGCCTGAACTCCTGGGCGATCCTCGCACCCGAGGTCCTGATGGGGGTCGGCTCGGTCGCCGTCGTCTACGCCTCGGTGCGCCGCCGGTTCGGTCCCGCGGCCGGTCTGATCGCGGGCGCCGTGCTCGCGCTCACTCCCGTCGCGGCGCTGATGTTCCGGTTCAACAACCCCGACGCCATGCTGGCGCTGCTGATGGCGCTCGCCTGCTACCTCGTGGTCCGCGCCCTGGAGGACGGTCGTACGAAGTGGCTGCTGTGGGCGGGTGCCGCGATCGGCTTCGCCTTCCTCGCGAAGACCCTCCAGGCCTTCCTGATCCTGCCGCCGCTGGCGATCGTCTACGCCGTCTGCGCGCCGGTCTCCGTGAAGAAGCGGTTCGGCCAACTGGCCGCCGCCACCGCCGCGTTGGTCGTCTCCGGCGGCTGGTGGGTCGCGGTCGTCGAGCTGTGGCCCGCCTCCTCCCGCCCCTACATCGGCGGCTCCCAGAACAACTCCTTCCTTGAACTGACCTTCGGCTACAACGGCTTCGGCCGCCTCAGCGGCGACGAGACCGGCTCGGTCGGCGGCGGTGGCGGCGGAGGCGGCACCGGCCAATGGGGTGCGACCGGCTGGGACCGGATGTTCAACTCCGAGATCGGCGGCCAGATCTCCTGGCTGCTGCCGGCCGCGCTGATTCTCCTCGTCGCCGGTCTGGTGGCGACCCGCAAGCTTAAGCGCACGTCGGTGACCCGCGGTTCGTTCCTGGTCTGGGGCGGCTCGTTGCTGATGACCATGGTCGTCTTCAGCTACATGGCGGGCATCTTCCACCAGTACTACACGGTGGCCCTCGCCCCCTACATCGCGGCCGTGATCGGCATGGGCGCGGGCATCCTGTGGGAGAAGCGCGCCGAGCTGTGGGCGTCGATCACCCTCGCGGCCTCGGTCGTGGCGTCGGCGTCCTGGAGCTACCTCCTGCTCGACCGCACCTCCGACTACCTGCCCTGGCTGAAGTACCTGATCCTGATCGGCGGCCTGGTCGCCGCGCTCGGCCTGATCTTCGCGGGCCGACTCAACCACCGACTCGCCCTCGCGGCGGCCTCCCTGGGCCTGGTGGCCGCCCTGGCCGGCCCGACGGCGTACACGATCAGCACCCTCCAGGAGGGCCACACCGGTTCCATCGTGACGGCGGGCCCGGCGGGCGCGTCCATGATGGGCGGCGGTGGCGGTCCGGGCGGTGGTGGCGGCCGGGGCGGCTTCGGCGGCGCCATGCCCGGCGGGCAGGGCCAGCAGGGCCAGGGCCGGCAGAACGGCAACGGCACCGGTGGCTTCCCCGGCGGCGGCATGCCCGGGCAGAACCAGCAGAACGGCAACGGCAGCACCCCGAACCAGCAGGGCGGCCGTGCCGGTGGCGTCGGCGGTCTGCTGAACGGCGCGAGCGTCACCTCCGAGGCCAGGAAGCTGCTGGAGACCGACGCGTCGAAGTACACCTGGGCCGCGGCGGCCATCGGCGCCCAGAACGCGGCGAGCTACCAGCTCTCCATCGGCGACCCGGTGATGGCGATCGGCGGCTTCAACGGCACCGACCCGTCCCCGACGCTGGCCCAGTTCAAGAAGTACGTGGCAGACGGCAAGATCCACTACTTCATCGCCGGCGGCTCCGGCGGCGGCATGGGCGGCAGCAGCAGCGGTACGTCGTCGCAGATCACCTCGTGGGTCGAGGCCAACTTCAAGAAGGTCACGGTCGGTTCGGCCACCTTCTACGACCTCACCCAGAAGGCGAGCAGCTGA
- a CDS encoding TetR/AcrR family transcriptional regulator, with protein sequence MVKAGQEAAARTSVWLDGKVRRGGRGGGQPSGLDRDRITEVTVRLLDAEGLAKFSMRRLAAELNVTAMSVYWYVDTKDDLLELALDAAFGELELPDPDADEDWRDQLRTVAGEYRGLLVRHPWVSPLAGTFLNIGPNSLALSRTVHRVVRRTGLPAHGITGAISAVFQFVYGFGTIEGHFITRSAQAGMTQEAYFRHAMTAATRSPGAAEILKENEEIMKARGGDTVEEMRDRDFTFALDLLVRGIEAMVERPQVR encoded by the coding sequence ATGGTCAAGGCAGGCCAAGAAGCGGCCGCGCGAACCAGTGTCTGGCTGGACGGCAAGGTGCGCCGCGGTGGCCGGGGCGGCGGGCAGCCGTCCGGTCTTGACCGGGACCGGATCACCGAGGTGACGGTCCGTCTCCTTGACGCCGAGGGGCTGGCCAAGTTCTCCATGCGGCGGCTGGCCGCCGAGCTGAACGTGACCGCGATGTCCGTCTACTGGTACGTCGACACCAAGGACGACCTCCTCGAACTCGCCCTGGACGCGGCCTTCGGCGAGCTGGAGCTGCCGGACCCGGACGCCGACGAGGACTGGCGGGACCAACTGCGCACGGTGGCCGGGGAGTACCGGGGCCTGCTGGTCCGGCATCCCTGGGTCTCACCGCTGGCCGGCACCTTCCTCAACATCGGCCCGAACTCCCTGGCCCTGTCCCGCACCGTGCACCGGGTCGTGCGCAGGACCGGCCTGCCCGCCCACGGCATCACCGGCGCGATCTCCGCCGTCTTCCAGTTCGTCTATGGCTTCGGGACCATCGAGGGCCACTTCATCACCCGCTCCGCCCAGGCCGGCATGACCCAGGAGGCCTACTTCCGCCACGCCATGACCGCGGCGACCCGGTCCCCCGGCGCCGCGGAGATCCTCAAGGAGAACGAGGAAATCATGAAGGCACGCGGAGGCGACACGGTGGAGGAGATGCGGGACAGGGACTTCACGTTCGCCCTGGACCTGCTGGTCAGAGGAATCGAGGCGATGGTCGAGCGTCCTCAGGTGCGCTGA
- a CDS encoding MFS transporter: MTAPASAPTPVAVSQGHPQRWLILGVICLAQLTVLLDNTILNVAIPSLTSELGAATSDIQWMINAYSLVQSGLLLTAGSAADRYGRKKMLAAGLVLFGVGSLVAGLADSTAQLIAARAGMGVGGALLMTTTLAVAMQIFAPGEQPKAIGIWAAVNSLGFAAGPLLGGFMLNHFWWGAIFLINLPVAALALVAVVLLVPESKNPRGDRPDLLGALLSTIGMASLVFAIISGPEHGWTSGRVLTPAAVAVVVLAGFAYWESRIPHPMLDMHFFRDRRFTGAVAGAVLITFGMGGSLFLLTQHMQFVLGYGPLEAGLRTAPLALMIVALNFTGLAAKWSARLGTPLSIGLGMAVMAAGLLSIATLTDHGYPGTLLGLVLIGAGAAVASPAMAHAIMSAIPPEKAGVGAGINGTVAEFGQGLGVAVLGAVLNARFAAGISVAAVSLPGALAQVGSVSERARITEAFASGLESSQLVGAVAVLLGGVVAGVLLRRAEQAQDA; the protein is encoded by the coding sequence ATGACCGCCCCCGCCTCCGCTCCCACCCCCGTCGCCGTCTCCCAGGGCCATCCCCAGCGCTGGCTGATACTCGGCGTCATCTGTCTCGCGCAGCTGACCGTGCTGCTCGACAACACGATCCTGAACGTGGCCATCCCCTCCCTGACCAGCGAACTGGGCGCCGCCACCTCCGACATCCAGTGGATGATCAACGCGTACTCGCTGGTGCAGTCGGGCCTCCTGCTCACCGCGGGCAGCGCGGCCGACCGCTACGGCCGCAAGAAGATGCTGGCCGCGGGACTGGTGCTGTTCGGCGTCGGGTCGCTGGTCGCGGGTCTCGCCGACTCCACCGCCCAGCTGATCGCGGCACGGGCCGGGATGGGCGTGGGCGGTGCGCTGCTGATGACCACCACACTCGCGGTGGCGATGCAGATCTTCGCGCCCGGGGAACAGCCGAAGGCGATCGGCATCTGGGCGGCGGTGAACTCCCTGGGCTTCGCGGCCGGCCCCCTCCTCGGCGGCTTCATGCTGAACCACTTCTGGTGGGGCGCGATCTTCCTGATCAACCTGCCGGTCGCCGCGCTCGCCCTGGTCGCGGTCGTGCTCCTGGTCCCCGAGTCCAAGAACCCGCGGGGCGACCGCCCCGACCTGCTCGGCGCCCTGCTGTCCACGATCGGCATGGCCTCCCTGGTGTTCGCGATCATCTCCGGCCCCGAGCACGGCTGGACGTCCGGCCGGGTGCTGACTCCGGCGGCCGTGGCGGTCGTGGTCCTCGCCGGGTTCGCGTACTGGGAGAGCCGGATCCCCCATCCCATGCTCGACATGCACTTCTTCCGCGACCGCCGGTTCACGGGAGCGGTGGCCGGGGCGGTTCTGATCACCTTCGGCATGGGCGGCTCGCTCTTCCTGCTCACCCAGCACATGCAGTTCGTCCTCGGGTACGGCCCCCTGGAAGCGGGGTTGCGGACGGCCCCGCTCGCGCTGATGATCGTGGCCCTCAACTTCACGGGCCTCGCGGCGAAGTGGTCGGCGAGGCTCGGGACGCCGCTCTCCATCGGCCTCGGCATGGCGGTGATGGCCGCGGGCCTCCTCTCCATCGCCACGCTCACCGACCACGGCTATCCGGGCACCCTGCTGGGGCTGGTGCTGATCGGCGCGGGGGCGGCGGTCGCCAGTCCCGCGATGGCACACGCGATCATGAGCGCGATCCCGCCGGAGAAGGCCGGGGTCGGCGCGGGGATCAACGGCACGGTGGCGGAGTTCGGGCAGGGACTGGGGGTCGCGGTCCTGGGCGCGGTGCTGAACGCGCGGTTCGCGGCGGGGATTTCCGTGGCCGCGGTGTCCCTGCCGGGGGCGTTGGCGCAGGTGGGGTCGGTGTCGGAGCGGGCGCGGATCACGGAGGCGTTCGCCTCCGGCCTGGAGAGCAGTCAGTTGGTGGGGGCGGTGGCTGTGCTGCTGGGCGGGGTGGTGGCGGGGGTGTTGCTGCGGCGGGCCGAGCAGGCGCAGGACGCCTAG